In Dolichospermum flos-aquae CCAP 1403/13F, the following proteins share a genomic window:
- a CDS encoding DUF3007 family protein, giving the protein MRRIDAIGIGFGVFVAGGLAYVGLQVVGLDSQNAGIWSQVFLIAGLIGWLCTYLFRAMGNKMTYHQQREAYETAFLQKRLDELSPEELAKLQAKIEEEKESQV; this is encoded by the coding sequence ATGCGACGTATTGACGCGATTGGTATTGGCTTCGGCGTTTTTGTCGCCGGTGGCTTGGCTTATGTGGGTTTGCAAGTAGTAGGTTTAGATAGTCAGAATGCTGGTATCTGGAGTCAAGTTTTCTTGATTGCTGGCTTAATTGGCTGGTTATGTACCTATCTTTTCCGCGCGATGGGGAATAAAATGACCTACCATCAACAACGGGAAGCTTATGAAACGGCTTTTTTGCAAAAGCGTCTGGATGAACTTTCTCCGGAAGAATTAGCTAAACTGCAAGCGAAGATTGAAGAGGAAAAAGAATCTCAGGTTTAG
- a CDS encoding IS630 family transposase (programmed frameshift) translates to MISQHSETATQTVKVSQEEAIAELQDFIDMRPDAREVRKALAVKLIYQGYLYDEIQTILDVSRGSITGWKQAYEEHGIDGLRLNYQGRKGYLSSGQREEVLSWLQTKDIWELGELEYKLAFEYDVVYESKQSYYNLFEEAGISWKKTTKLNPKANPDAVAEKKKEIETLLANHRVEIETGKLRVLLLDECHLMWGDLSGYVWGKTDQEITVSVVNEREKQTYYGAVDYLEGQLLMKADDKGNSENTIDYLQYLLNQSPDQRLLILWDGATYHRSKEIRGFLAEINQGLEPPEWKIHCVRFAPNCPEQNPIEDIWLQAKTWVRRFCALIPSFSHLKWMFEWFIRHTTFDFATLQMYGICSKLK, encoded by the exons ATGATAAGTCAGCATTCAGAAACTGCAACACAGACAGTAAAAGTATCGCAGGAAGAGGCGATAGCTGAACTACAAGATTTTATAGATATGCGTCCAGATGCGCGTGAGGTAAGGAAAGCACTGGCAGTTAAGCTGATTTATCAAGGTTACTTGTACGATGAAATTCAAACAATTTTAGATGTATCACGAGGGTCAATAACAGGTTGGAAACAAGCTTATGAGGAACATGGAATTGACGGACTGCGGCTGAACTATCAAGGAAGAAAGGGCTATCTTTCGAGTGGACAACGAGAAGAAGTATTGAGTTGGCTGCAAACTAAGGATATTTGGGAGCTTGGGGAACTCGAATATAAATTAGCTTTTGAGTACGACGTGGTTTATGAGTCAAAACAAAGTTACTATAACTTATTTGAGGAGGCGGGAATCAGTTGGAAAAAAACCACAAAATTGAATCCTAAAGCCAATCCAGATGCTGTTGCGGA GAAAAAAAAAGAGATTGAAACATTATTGGCAAACCACCGCGTTGAAATTGAGACAGGAAAGTTAAGAGTATTGCTGCTTGATGAGTGTCATTTAATGTGGGGAGACTTAAGTGGCTATGTTTGGGGGAAAACAGACCAAGAAATAACAGTGTCAGTCGTAAATGAGCGCGAAAAACAGACATATTACGGGGCGGTTGATTATCTCGAAGGACAATTACTGATGAAGGCTGATGACAAGGGCAACTCAGAAAATACTATTGACTACCTTCAATATCTTCTAAATCAGTCTCCTGACCAGCGATTACTGATTTTGTGGGATGGTGCTACTTATCATCGTTCCAAAGAGATTCGAGGTTTTTTGGCAGAAATTAATCAAGGCTTGGAACCCCCTGAATGGAAAATACACTGCGTTCGCTTTGCTCCTAATTGTCCAGAGCAAAATCCGATTGAGGATATTTGGTTACAAGCTAAAACATGGGTTCGGCGTTTCTGTGCATTGATACCTTCCTTCTCGCATTTAAAGTGGATGTTTGAGTGGTTTATTCGACACACTACCTTTGATTTTGCCACTCTTCAGATGTACGGAATTTGTTCAAAACTCAAATAG
- a CDS encoding alr0857 family protein, with product MLKLTYTNNSFYLECLTQSLEEWVAQRVILALRVSQTLRIEPTTASFLLPLDLPGVERLKAEVNRHDSEIMGLSNCDPEYLEVTLDGSWLSDGNHDAVGVFVTTMSYSTEFFLYKLWQESQICASVVTE from the coding sequence ATGCTGAAATTAACTTACACCAATAACAGTTTTTATTTAGAGTGTCTCACTCAATCTCTCGAAGAATGGGTAGCGCAAAGAGTGATTTTGGCACTGCGTGTCAGTCAAACTTTGCGGATTGAACCCACCACAGCTTCCTTTTTGCTACCTCTTGATTTGCCAGGAGTAGAAAGACTAAAAGCCGAAGTAAATCGCCATGATAGTGAAATTATGGGCTTATCTAACTGTGATCCTGAATACTTAGAAGTTACCCTCGATGGTTCTTGGTTATCTGATGGTAATCATGATGCTGTCGGTGTATTTGTCACCACTATGAGCTATAGCACGGAGTTTTTTTTGTATAAACTTTGGCAAGAGTCTCAAATTTGTGCTTCTGTCGTCACTGAGTAA
- a CDS encoding heterocyst differentiation related protein, giving the protein MSESMAFIGGVAVAGLAALVLLKGTNTPIPSNFGVSPQMPGTVMAPQVMQYPPNYGQPAYFNQPTTTQPPTAPNSDQRLEMEKLKMNMQLEKLKSDNEQLKLQNQQFQVQAQSFTQREWQLAQQANQQKMATSLQQPEQNNWWSSPMLWAVGGATLTIGGGVVVAGVLSLFAPKQRGTRTVQVIHPYNGQAPSLNPVRRAEFLPSSRMESRRVETAEYDEMQ; this is encoded by the coding sequence ATGAGCGAAAGTATGGCATTTATTGGCGGAGTCGCGGTGGCTGGGTTAGCGGCTTTAGTCTTGCTGAAAGGAACAAATACCCCAATCCCATCGAATTTTGGTGTTAGCCCCCAAATGCCAGGGACAGTTATGGCTCCCCAGGTAATGCAGTATCCTCCCAATTACGGGCAACCTGCCTATTTTAATCAACCCACAACTACTCAACCCCCAACTGCTCCTAATTCTGATCAGCGTCTAGAAATGGAAAAGCTGAAAATGAATATGCAATTGGAGAAGTTGAAAAGCGACAATGAGCAACTCAAGTTACAAAACCAACAATTCCAGGTACAAGCTCAAAGTTTTACCCAACGGGAGTGGCAATTAGCACAACAAGCTAATCAACAAAAAATGGCGACATCATTACAACAACCTGAACAAAATAATTGGTGGTCTTCACCCATGCTTTGGGCTGTGGGTGGTGCGACGTTGACTATTGGTGGGGGGGTTGTGGTGGCTGGTGTTCTTTCTTTGTTTGCACCAAAACAGCGGGGTACTCGGACAGTTCAGGTGATTCATCCCTACAATGGACAAGCACCATCTTTAAATCCTGTCCGTCGGGCTGAGTTTTTACCTTCCTCGCGGATGGAATCTAGAAGAGTGGAAACGGCAGAATACGACGAAATGCAATAA
- a CDS encoding HNH endonuclease, translating to MTSAIQVLEQSVVVFSQNYLPLCRINIKRAIVLLVSNKAEPLEFSTEDGWLIHSSRFVLSVPKHIRLTIAATERMWKIPPVNRREVLRRDHSSCQYCGTNKHLTLDHVIPRSKGGRHTWDNVVIACEKCNSRKGNKTPAEAGMPLRKLPKAPIHPTVIFAEKFWNDMQANLE from the coding sequence GTGACAAGCGCAATCCAAGTATTAGAGCAATCTGTAGTCGTGTTTTCCCAGAATTACTTACCACTGTGTCGGATAAATATCAAGCGGGCGATAGTGTTGCTAGTCAGCAATAAAGCCGAACCATTAGAATTTTCGACAGAAGACGGTTGGTTAATTCACTCATCTCGATTTGTGCTGTCTGTACCCAAGCACATCCGCTTAACAATTGCTGCTACGGAACGAATGTGGAAAATTCCGCCAGTCAATCGTCGGGAGGTTTTACGACGAGATCATAGCAGTTGTCAATATTGCGGTACTAACAAACACCTCACCCTAGATCATGTTATCCCCCGATCTAAAGGTGGCCGACATACTTGGGATAACGTAGTCATAGCCTGCGAAAAATGTAACTCTCGCAAAGGCAATAAAACACCCGCTGAAGCTGGAATGCCTTTGCGGAAATTACCGAAAGCACCTATTCACCCAACGGTGATATTTGCTGAGAAGTTTTGGAATGATATGCAAGCAAACCTGGAATAA
- a CDS encoding polysaccharide deacetylase family protein has product MPKNYNSFPTNNHNKRLKVIAIAAIALSFTACTNIPNPRQLKTNSEPLKVAIPTNQINPKSQLLTKVENLDFTVPAKYQAKTIYKVEPSNKEKVIALTIDDGPWPKTTAEMLDILKRNHVKATFFWVGSALQENPEIAKRVVAEGHAIGNHTWHHWYRKMDEATAKSEIEKTNELIYKTTGVKTSFFRPPGGYLNNGLAAYAKSQKNSVVMWSVTSADTDPRAKYQVFVKNVIRDAKPGSIVLMHDGGGNRERTVKALPAIVSGLKQQGYRFVTVPELLEMQP; this is encoded by the coding sequence ATGCCCAAAAATTATAATTCCTTTCCCACAAATAACCACAATAAAAGACTAAAAGTAATTGCTATTGCCGCAATAGCATTGTCTTTTACAGCTTGTACTAACATCCCAAATCCACGCCAATTAAAAACCAATAGCGAACCCTTAAAAGTTGCCATTCCGACTAATCAAATTAATCCCAAATCACAACTACTAACTAAAGTTGAAAACCTAGATTTTACTGTCCCAGCTAAATATCAAGCAAAAACTATCTATAAAGTTGAACCCAGCAATAAAGAGAAAGTAATTGCTTTAACTATTGATGATGGTCCCTGGCCAAAAACCACCGCAGAAATGTTAGATATCCTCAAACGAAATCATGTAAAAGCTACATTCTTTTGGGTAGGAAGTGCCTTACAAGAAAATCCCGAAATTGCCAAACGAGTTGTAGCTGAAGGCCATGCTATTGGTAATCATACTTGGCATCATTGGTATCGAAAGATGGATGAAGCCACAGCTAAAAGTGAAATTGAAAAAACAAATGAATTAATCTATAAAACAACAGGTGTCAAAACATCATTTTTCCGTCCCCCTGGAGGCTATTTAAACAACGGATTAGCTGCTTATGCTAAAAGTCAGAAAAACTCCGTTGTTATGTGGTCAGTGACTTCAGCAGACACCGATCCGCGGGCAAAATATCAAGTATTTGTGAAAAATGTGATCAGAGATGCTAAACCCGGTTCTATTGTGTTAATGCACGATGGTGGCGGAAATCGGGAAAGAACAGTCAAAGCCTTGCCAGCAATCGTCAGCGGACTCAAACAGCAAGGCTACCGATTTGTTACAGTTCCTGAACTTTTAGAAATGCAGCCATGA
- a CDS encoding ABC1 kinase family protein yields the protein MMAKSKKFRWQKTKYSTLARKIDIFRAAAKFMLFLWWDSIFPQDSLEHKKNRATWFVNTLIDLGATFIKIGQTLSTRADLLPLEYIEALGTLQDQVPAFSSQEAIKMIELELGKPLQFIYKEFEFNPLAAASLGQVHKATLYSNEEVVVKVQRPGLETLFNLDFKILLQLIKFCNKYLAGVRKYNLQSIYNEFFDLLFQEIDYIQEGKNSDKFRENFRGYPRVIVPKVYWQYTTTKILTLEYKPGIKINDKAALEACGINIHQVNETGICCYLKQLLQDGFFQVDPHPGNMSVNPDGSIIFYDFGMMSEIGTLNKEEMIKTFFAILKKDSNEVVNTLMRMGLLEPIPDMTPVKRLVTFLLDKFTDKPLDIKALGEVKIELYEMFEQQPFRLPAQMTFILKAITTLDGIARTLEPQYNPTVLSQAFIKSLAVTKSKGSTIAQLSHQARDFIQYQLTKPNKTEVLVKKLEERIERGELQLRVKNVESDRILGRIYLAIKTLIYACLTGFSLLTGLILIIAKYHNWAIAIFCLCAFCLYLLVKSLMKLAVIEKIEKMGKK from the coding sequence ATGATGGCAAAGTCTAAAAAGTTTCGTTGGCAAAAAACTAAATATTCTACCTTAGCCCGAAAAATAGACATTTTCAGGGCTGCGGCTAAATTTATGTTATTTCTGTGGTGGGATAGTATTTTTCCTCAAGATTCTTTAGAACATAAGAAAAACCGCGCTACTTGGTTTGTGAATACTTTAATTGATTTAGGTGCTACTTTTATTAAAATTGGTCAAACTTTGTCAACTCGTGCCGATTTATTGCCTCTAGAATATATAGAAGCTTTGGGAACTTTACAGGATCAAGTTCCGGCTTTTAGTAGTCAAGAGGCAATTAAGATGATTGAATTAGAATTAGGTAAACCTCTACAATTTATCTATAAAGAATTTGAATTTAATCCTTTGGCTGCTGCTAGTTTAGGTCAAGTTCATAAGGCTACATTATACTCTAACGAAGAGGTGGTTGTTAAAGTCCAACGTCCGGGTTTAGAGACTTTATTTAATTTAGATTTTAAGATATTATTACAGTTAATTAAGTTTTGCAATAAATATTTGGCTGGGGTAAGAAAGTATAATTTACAATCAATTTACAATGAGTTCTTTGATTTGTTGTTTCAAGAAATTGATTATATTCAAGAGGGAAAAAATTCAGATAAATTCCGAGAAAATTTTCGTGGATATCCGCGAGTTATTGTCCCTAAAGTCTATTGGCAATATACAACAACGAAGATATTAACTTTAGAATATAAACCGGGAATTAAAATTAATGATAAAGCGGCTTTGGAAGCCTGCGGAATTAATATTCATCAGGTAAATGAAACGGGTATTTGTTGTTATTTAAAGCAACTATTACAAGATGGGTTTTTCCAAGTTGATCCCCATCCAGGGAATATGTCCGTCAATCCAGATGGGAGTATTATCTTCTATGATTTTGGCATGATGTCAGAAATCGGAACTTTGAATAAGGAGGAGATGATTAAAACTTTTTTTGCTATTTTAAAAAAGGATAGTAATGAGGTAGTAAATACTTTAATGAGGATGGGATTACTTGAACCTATCCCAGATATGACTCCAGTAAAAAGATTAGTCACATTTTTATTAGATAAATTCACCGATAAACCTTTAGATATTAAAGCATTAGGTGAGGTAAAAATTGAACTTTATGAAATGTTTGAACAGCAACCATTTCGCTTACCTGCTCAAATGACATTTATTTTAAAAGCTATAACTACATTAGATGGTATTGCCAGGACTTTAGAGCCTCAATATAATCCTACAGTATTATCCCAGGCATTTATCAAAAGTCTGGCAGTCACAAAAAGTAAAGGAAGTACAATCGCTCAATTAAGCCATCAAGCTAGGGATTTTATTCAATATCAACTGACAAAACCGAATAAAACCGAAGTTTTAGTTAAGAAATTAGAGGAAAGAATTGAAAGAGGAGAGTTACAATTAAGAGTTAAAAATGTTGAAAGCGATCGCATATTAGGACGAATTTATCTAGCCATCAAAACCTTAATTTATGCTTGTTTAACAGGATTTAGTCTGTTGACGGGGTTAATCTTAATCATTGCCAAGTATCATAATTGGGCGATCGCAATTTTTTGTCTATGTGCTTTTTGTCTATATTTATTAGTTAAATCGTTAATGAAATTAGCAGTGATAGAGAAAATAGAAAAAATGGGCAAAAAGTAG
- the trpA gene encoding tryptophan synthase subunit alpha — protein MTAISRCFENLRRNQECALIPFITAGDPDLETTAKALQVLDNSGADIIELGVPYSDPLADGPVIQAAATRALARGTTLEQVLEMLKGLSPSLRSPIILFTYYNPILYRGVDKFLGQIKDAGVAGLVVPDLPLEESAGLIKPAAEMGIDLTLLVAPTSSAERIEAIARASQGFIYLVSVTGVTGIRTQMQTRVGDLLQQIRNVTDKPIGVGFGISDPEQARQVKAWDADAAIVGSAIVKRLAEGTPEQGLDAIAKFCQSLKIAIKNPS, from the coding sequence ATGACTGCTATTTCTCGTTGCTTTGAAAATTTGAGACGGAATCAAGAGTGCGCGTTGATTCCCTTTATTACGGCTGGTGATCCAGATTTAGAAACTACTGCTAAGGCTTTGCAGGTTCTTGATAATTCTGGGGCTGATATCATTGAGTTGGGTGTCCCCTATTCTGATCCTTTGGCTGATGGTCCGGTGATTCAGGCTGCGGCTACTCGCGCTTTGGCACGGGGGACCACTTTAGAGCAGGTGTTAGAGATGCTCAAGGGGCTTAGTCCGAGTTTGCGATCGCCAATTATTTTATTTACCTATTACAATCCGATTTTATATCGAGGTGTTGATAAGTTCTTGGGGCAAATTAAAGATGCTGGGGTAGCAGGTTTAGTTGTGCCTGATTTGCCTTTGGAAGAGTCAGCAGGACTCATTAAACCAGCGGCGGAGATGGGAATAGATTTAACCTTATTGGTAGCTCCTACGAGTTCTGCTGAAAGAATAGAAGCGATCGCTCGCGCTTCCCAGGGATTTATCTATTTGGTCAGTGTTACTGGTGTCACGGGAATACGAACCCAAATGCAAACACGAGTTGGTGATTTACTCCAACAAATTCGCAATGTTACAGATAAACCCATCGGTGTCGGGTTTGGGATTTCTGATCCTGAACAAGCGCGACAAGTGAAAGCATGGGACGCAGATGCAGCAATTGTGGGTAGTGCTATTGTGAAACGACTGGCAGAAGGTACACCAGAGCAGGGATTAGATGCGATCGCTAAATTTTGCCAAAGTCTCAAGATAGCTATCAAAAATCCCTCTTAA
- a CDS encoding ribbon-helix-helix domain-containing protein, translated as MQTITRTPTTDMEVTSIRLERKLKEKLKDIAGNQGYQSLIRDILWNYIQQKSGEWKPRFSKSDIRASIAAVAQQDERCVLTGKLIASQQSMLLGLTRNGDMVPLSLESLVD; from the coding sequence ATGCAGACCATTACACGCACCCCAACAACTGATATGGAAGTTACCAGTATTCGTCTAGAACGGAAACTCAAGGAGAAACTTAAAGATATCGCTGGTAATCAGGGATATCAGTCTCTAATTCGAGATATTCTCTGGAATTATATCCAGCAAAAATCAGGTGAGTGGAAACCGCGTTTTTCTAAATCTGATATTCGCGCTAGTATTGCTGCTGTAGCCCAACAAGATGAGCGTTGTGTCCTCACAGGTAAATTAATTGCATCACAACAGTCAATGTTATTGGGATTGACGAGGAATGGTGATATGGTTCCTCTGAGTCTTGAGAGTTTGGTTGATTAG
- a CDS encoding ChaB family protein, whose product MSETYQAERTISSIFKEQKQIDDVIHRLLDRGVSSDYISVLGRNFQSETRIAGFITKRDVILGGLRTGAIFGSLFGSFLSLLTGVGVLFIPFVGPIVAAGPIGAILLGAASGALAGSAGAGLVSVLTALGMSEDKATVYQTRLEAGEFLLMIEVPINRSGEFQLLLESSGGEEINIIGKTLPHPCPGKCKNSDDLSPEVRTHLSPEAQNIFIERYNTALNDNMDKLTSEQMAWDEVHKRFDEDENGVWSKVKVLR is encoded by the coding sequence ATGTCAGAAACATATCAAGCAGAGCGTACCATCTCATCTATATTTAAAGAACAGAAACAAATTGATGATGTAATTCATCGGTTACTAGATAGAGGCGTTTCCAGCGATTATATATCCGTCTTGGGCAGAAATTTTCAATCAGAAACCAGAATTGCTGGCTTTATTACTAAGCGGGATGTAATTTTGGGAGGATTAAGAACTGGGGCGATTTTTGGTTCTTTATTTGGTTCTTTCCTTAGTTTATTAACTGGGGTCGGTGTATTATTTATTCCCTTTGTTGGTCCAATTGTGGCAGCAGGTCCGATTGGAGCGATATTATTAGGGGCCGCAAGTGGAGCGCTCGCTGGTAGTGCTGGGGCAGGTTTGGTATCAGTTCTTACTGCCTTGGGGATGTCAGAAGACAAAGCTACGGTTTATCAAACCCGCTTAGAAGCTGGTGAATTTTTATTAATGATCGAAGTCCCGATCAATCGGAGTGGCGAATTTCAATTACTATTGGAAAGTTCAGGTGGTGAAGAAATTAATATCATTGGCAAAACACTACCTCATCCTTGTCCTGGAAAATGCAAAAATTCAGATGATTTATCTCCTGAAGTTCGCACCCATCTTTCACCAGAAGCTCAGAATATATTCATTGAACGCTATAATACTGCACTGAATGATAATATGGACAAGCTTACATCTGAACAAATGGCTTGGGATGAAGTTCATAAGCGATTTGATGAAGATGAAAATGGCGTTTGGTCAAAAGTTAAAGTTTTGCGATAG
- the ndhL gene encoding NAD(P)H-quinone oxidoreductase subunit L has translation MVVALLYLSLAGAYLLVIPIAVFFYLSLRWYTCGSVERVFMYFLVFFFFPGLLVLSPFVNLNPRPRKIA, from the coding sequence ATGGTTGTAGCACTACTGTATCTGAGTTTGGCTGGCGCTTATTTGCTGGTAATCCCCATTGCTGTCTTTTTCTACTTGAGTTTAAGATGGTATACCTGTGGTTCTGTGGAACGGGTGTTTATGTACTTTTTAGTGTTCTTTTTCTTTCCGGGGTTGCTAGTTCTCTCCCCGTTTGTGAATTTGAACCCCCGTCCGCGAAAAATTGCTTAA